A single window of Dermacentor albipictus isolate Rhodes 1998 colony chromosome 1, USDA_Dalb.pri_finalv2, whole genome shotgun sequence DNA harbors:
- the LOC139054913 gene encoding uncharacterized protein: protein MDPRTFEKKYRTKHAYGKRKRKPVTARKKLRLSAGGLAEPSVRSESAEYAPNVLCDLSPNVLRDLAPSRAPASDSETNHDLLPSKRGRSVTSPVTIDMPVSLAVRERPVASSSSTDHGVSLQQSSPPDCRASETRFRGESFNAEMSPQPTTASEGSPMPSTSSGASTELQRGGTLAAADAPAADLAAHRSVDCSPSERRTIQAHLETRFVSAETAELQASRVRESLRAVSATERKFGLTGSQENAIPAPPEEEFMLVQVAALNSLIGSPLCPTCQQPGLAVHRETELGLAVKMVLSCISCGSTLQSEWSSRRKSGSRAFEVNIRAMQAIKSIGKGPTALNDFWATMNVSHRGLHHKTYDGHLKKTFKPAAAAAAHNIFTEAVEAVKKVYTEMETTFSKNITVVYDGTWLTRGHSSHTGVGCIIDFHTGLVLDCIVLSNFCLGCSRQPAESDPNYAEWKQQHQCQKNTDVNSGRMEVEAALQLFRRSLSRNDLRYTNIVCDGDSRMFRTLCDEEVYGFVQLSKEDCINHVKKRMGAALRSLVAKAKKGEPLGGKGGLTQQLIKKLTNYYGLALRNHSEVEEMQRAVMATYYHITSTDDEPHHELCPPGPLSWCNHRSAEAEGQPAPAHKYKLSAKVAEALLPVYQRLSDPQLLARCRGGKTQNAAESLHSVIWSLVSKDQHASLFAVETAVHEAISKYNSGSLKAYSDLCTTLGLRRGALSLQRAVEKDSQRMKKARKVHLLKGQRAKKSPAAKDTKFYNAGAF, encoded by the coding sequence ATGGATCCGCGCACGTTCGAAAAGAAGTACCGGACGAAGCATGCCTACGGGAAGCGGAAACGCAAGCCCGTCACAGCAAGGAAGAAGCTGCGATTGTCAGCAGGTGGTTTGGCCGAGCCGAGCGTCCGTTCAGAATCGGCGGAGTACGCGCCCAACGTGCTGTGCGATCTCTCGCCCAACGTGCTGCGGGATCTTGCGCCGAGTCGAGCACCAGCCAGCGATAGTGAGACGAACCATGACCTTTTGCCGTCGAAGCGCGGGCGCAGTGTTACTTCACCGGTGACGATCGACATGCCAGTGAGTCTCGCCGTACGCGAGCGTCCCGTCGCAAGTTCGTCCAGCACAGATCACGGAGTGAGCTTGCAGCAGTCATCGCCGCCCGACTGCAGAGCATCGGAGACGCGCTTCCGCGGTGAGTCGTTCAACGCCGAGATGTCTCCGCAGCCAACAACCGCCAGTGAAGGCAGTCCCATGCCATCGACGAGTTCCGGCGCTTCGACGGAGCTGCAACGCGGGGGCACGctcgctgccgcggatgcgccgGCGGCCGACCTTGCCGCTCATCGCAGTGTTGACTGTTCGCCCAGTGAACGTCGCACTATTCAAGCTCACCTGGAAACACGATTTGTGTCCGCGGAAACTGCAGAACTGCAAGCGTCGAGAGTTCGCGAATCGCTTCGCGCGGTTTCAGCAACGGAGCGCAAGTTCGGGCTGACTGGCTCACAGGAAAATGCCATTCCCGCACCTCCAGAAGAGGAGTTTATGCTTGTTCAAGTTGCTGCTTTGAACTCGCTGATTGGTTCCCCGCTTTGCCCAACTTGTCAGCAGCCCGGCCTAGCAGTGCACCGCGAGACTGAACTGGGACTAGCTGTGAAGATGGTACTTTCATGCATTTCCTGTGGTAGTACCCTACAGTCTGAGTGGTCCTCACGAAGGAAGAGCGGCTCTAGAGCTTTCGAGGTCAACATCAGAGCTATGCAAGCAATAAAGAGCATTGGGAAAGGACCAACTGCTCTTAATGACTTCTGGGCCACCATGAATGTCTCGCATCGTGGGTTACACCACAAAACATATGATGGGCACCTCAAAAAGACTTTCAAGCCTGCCGCAGCGGCAGCTGCACACAACATCTTCACAGAGGCTGTAGAGGCAGTGAAAAAGGTGTACACTGAAATGGAGACAACATTTTCAAAGAACATAACAGTAGTGTATGATGGCACATGGTTGACACGCGGCCACAGCTCCCATACCGGCGTAGGCTGTATAATTGATTTCCATACAGGGCTTGTGTTGGACTGCATAGTTCTGTCCAACTTCTGCCTTGGGTGCAGCCGACAGCCAGCAGAAAGTGACCCCAACTATGCTGAATGGAAGCAGCAACACCAGTGCCAGAAAAACACTGATGTGAATTCTGGAAGAATGGAGGTTGAGGCTGCACTACAGCTCTTCAGGCGCTCCTTGAGCAGAAATGATTTACGGTACACAAATATAGTTTGTGATGGGGACAGCCGCATGTTTCGCACTCTATGTGATGAAGAAGTTTATGGTTTTGTGCAGCTATCTAAAGAGGACTGCATAAATCATGTAAAAAAACGAATGGGGGCTGCACTTCGCTCATTGGTGGCCAAGGCAAAGAAAGGAGAGCCACTAGGTGGAAAGGGGGGCCTGACACAGCAGCTCATCAAAAAACTGACGAACTACTATGGCCTTGCTCTGCGGAACCACTCAGAAGTCGAGGAAATGCAAAGGGCAGTAATGGCGACGTACTACCACATCACATCAACAGACGATGAGCCCCATCATGAGCTGTGTCCCCCTGGCCCCCTTAGCTGGTGCAACCACCGATCAGCTGAGGCAGAAGGGCAGCCAGCACCAGCTCACAAGTACAAGCTTTCAGCTAAAGTTGCTGAAGCACTCCTGCCTGTGTACCAGCGCCTCTCAGACCCTCAGTTGCTGGCCCGGTGCAGAGGAGGCAAAACTCAAAACGCGGCTGAGAGTCTCCATTCAGTGATATGGTCACTAGTATCAAAAGACCAGCATGCCTCACTGTTTGCCGTGGAAACAGCAGTGCACGAGGCAATTTCAAAGTACAACTCGGGCAGTCTGAAAGCTTATTCAGACCTGTGCACAACATTGGGCCTGCGCCGTGGTGCCCTCTCTCTTCAGCGGGCTGTCGAGAAAGACTCCCAGCGAATGAAGAAGGCACGCAAAGTCCATCTCCTGAAAGGACAGAGGGCTAAGAAGTCACCTGCTGCCAAGGACACCAAGTTTTACAATGCAGGAGCATTCTAG